A region from the Mycobacterium heidelbergense genome encodes:
- the pyrR gene encoding bifunctional pyr operon transcriptional regulator/uracil phosphoribosyltransferase PyrR — protein MAAATGRELMSAADVGRTISRIAHQIIEKTALDGPDAPRVVLLGIPTRGVTLANRLAANIGEYSGVEVGHGGLDITLYRDDLMTKPPRPLEATSIPAGGIDDALVILVDDVLYSGRSVRSALDALRDVGRPRAVQLAVLVDRGHRELPLRADYVGKNVPTSRGESVHVQLREHDGRDGVVISR, from the coding sequence ATGGCTGCCGCCACCGGCAGGGAACTGATGTCCGCGGCCGACGTGGGCCGCACCATTTCCCGCATCGCGCACCAGATCATCGAAAAGACCGCTTTGGATGGCCCCGACGCGCCACGGGTGGTGCTGCTGGGCATCCCGACCCGCGGCGTCACCCTGGCCAACCGCCTGGCCGCCAACATCGGCGAGTACAGCGGTGTGGAGGTCGGCCACGGCGGGCTGGACATCACGCTGTACCGCGACGACCTGATGACCAAGCCGCCGCGGCCGTTGGAGGCGACCTCGATTCCGGCCGGCGGCATCGACGACGCGCTGGTCATCCTCGTCGACGACGTGCTGTACTCCGGGCGCTCGGTGCGCTCGGCCCTGGACGCGCTGCGCGACGTCGGCCGGCCGCGGGCGGTGCAGCTGGCCGTGCTCGTCGATCGCGGCCACCGCGAACTGCCGCTGCGCGCCGACTACGTCGGCAAGAACGTGCCGACCTCGCGCGGCGAGAGCGTGCACGTGCAACTGCGTGAGCACGACGGCCGCGACGGCGTGGTGATCTCGCGATGA